The genomic stretch CCTCAATTCATAGACATACTAATTATGTAATACATTATAATCCACAACCTCGCTTAAGTCAAAGTGAATATTGGACACGTTTGGACAAATGGGGTCGTCTCGGGTTAAAACCACATATAATATTAGTATTTACGTTCGTTAAACACGGTACGTAATTGGACACGGTTGAACTTTATGGCACATAAAAAGAGAACGCCTTCGAAGTTGAAGGAACGTTCTCTTGGATATTCTTCGATTAAAGCAATCCGCCGTTAAAAAGTTCGCGAAACTATTCTCCTGCGTTAAACATGTCTACACACCCGACGTCCAAATCCAGGTCCAAAACGACGGAAACGCCAATTTTATCTTTCAACACCTTATTTTTGAAGTCACTACCGTCCGCCGTAAAAGTCATAAATCGCGCAAAGTGTTGAAAATAAAGGATTTCTACGAATCGATTCGTTGCATTCCTATTACGCACTCCACGTGCACCGTATGCGGGAACATGTCCACGGGCTGCGCCTCGACCACGCGGAAGCCGCCGGCGGCGAGGATGCGCAGGTCACGGGCGAGCGTTGCCGGATCGCAGGAGACGTAAACCACGCGTTCCGGCTTCATCGCGATAATCGCTTCAAGCAGCGCGGGATCGCAGCCTTTGCGCGGCGGATCGACAACGACAACGTCTGCCGCAAGCCCCTCCTCCAGCCAGCGCCGGATCACATTCTCTGCTTTTCCCGCGCTGAATCGCGCATTTGTGATGCCGTTCAAAAGTGCATTGCGCCTGGCATCTGCGACTGCCTCCGCCACCATTTCCACGCCATGCACTTGCGCCGCGCGGCGCGCCAAAAACAGCGAGATCGAACCGATGCCGCAATAAGCGTCGATCACCGTCTCATTACCGGTCAGCCCGGCGTATTTCACCACTTTGCGGTAAAGCGTCGCGGTCTGCCGCGGATTCACCTGAAAGAACGATCTTGCCGAAATGGCAAAACGAATATCGCCGATCGTGTCGTAAATCGCCTCTTCTCCCCACAGCACCTGCGTCGCTTCGCCAAACACAACGCTTGTCCGCGCCGTATTGATATTCTGGCAGATGCTTTTTACACCGGGAATTTCCCGGCGAATCAGGCCGATCAGCTCATCCGCGCGCGCGATTTGCCTGCCGTTTGTCACCAGCACGACCATCAGTTCATCCGTATGAAACCCGTATCTGACCACCAAATGGCGCAAAAGCCCTTTCCCCGTCGCCGCGTGATAACCGGACAAACCCAACTCCCGCGCGATTTGCTTCACTTTGCGCACGGCCATCTCCACGTGCGGATGGCATAGCGGAAAAACGTCCGCATCGACAACGCGGTGGCCGCCCCTGGCAAAAAAACCGCCGATAAGCCTGCCGCCTTCCTCGCCAAACGGCACCTGCACATTGTTGCGGTAATGCCACGGATCCGCCATCCCCAGCACCGGATGGACGCGTACGACGCCTTCTGCTTCCGCACCGCTGCTATCACCGAAACCTCCCGCTTCCGCCGCGCTATCGCCGGCATCCCTCGCCCGCTTGGCGCCGGCGATTTCCGACCGCGCCTTGAATTTCCCGATCCGCTCCAAACAGTCGATCACGGTTTGCCGTTTCCAGCGCAGCTGCGCCGCATAATCCATGTGCAACAGCTCGCAGCCCGAGTTGTCAAATCCCCGGGAAAAAGGCGGCGTGACCCGATCCGGGCTCGGTTTCAGCAACTCCAACAGGTTCGCATACCCGTACCGCGCTTTCACGCTCTTAACGCGTGCCCGAACCGTCTCTCCAGGCAGCGCCCCCGGAACAAAAAGGGTAAAGCCGCCCGCGCGGCCTACTCCTGCCCCATCGCGACTGATGCCGACTATCTCGGCGGTCACAACATCATCGATATCTACCGGCGCCCCCGCATTTTTCCGCTCTGCCGCGGACGCCGTTTTCCTGCTCCGATTCAGTCTGTCGGTCCGTCCCATCGTAACGCTCATTCACTCCGCCATTTTATCTGTATGTGGACAATCCGTGCCGATCCAGAAAGATTTCAAGATGCGACGGAAGCGCCGAAAACTTGCACGGCAGCGTACCGCCCATTTCACCGTCCAGATTCAACTGCACATAATCCGGCGACGTTACTTGCAGCATATCCGTTTTGAAATAGATCACATGGGGATCGTGCAAATGGTCGCCGCGCAAAGCCATGGTCGCGATGCGGATGAATTCCGCCAGGTTGCATTTTTTCAGGATGATGACATCAAACTGTCCGTCATGCACATTCGCATCCGGCGCCAGCTTCTCAAAACCGCCCACCGAATTGCTGTTGGCAATCAGAAACATCATCACTTCTTCGGCGAAATTGTATTTTGGCGATTGAAAATGCAGCTTGATTGGCTTAAGCCACGGCAGCTTTTCCAGCCCCTTCATGTAGTATGCCAATTGCCCGATCATCGTTTTCAACTTGCTCGGCACTTCATAGGTCAGCTCGGTAAACGACCCGCCGCCGGCGATATTGATAAAATAGCGGCTGTTAGCCTTGCCGACGTCCACTTTACGGGTATGCCCGGCCAAAATGAGATCAATCGCATACTCCCAATGTTTCGGAATACCCAGCGCGCGGGCGAAATCGTTGGTCGTTCCGAGCGGCAAAATCCCAAGCTTGGGACGGTATTCCCGCTCCGCCAAGCCGTTGATCACTTCATAGAGCGTGCCGTCTCCCCCGGCCGCGATGACGATGTCGAATTTGCGCCTGATCGCTTCTTCAGCCGCCTTTGTAGCGTCGCCTTCGCACGTTGTGCCGTGGCAGGAAGTCTCGATGCCGCCCTGTTCCAGCCTTTGCAAAATCTCCGGCAGCCTGCGCCTGATCTCTTCCCTGCCCGATGACGGATTATAAATTAATCGCGCCCGCAACGTCATCTCTCTCACCCTTCTCGTTCTTGCCAAAAATCTGCGATTCGCCGCTCAAGCCACTTTACCAACCGCGGGCTGGGCAAAAGCGCCGCGCCGTTATATCGGCATTTAAAGCCGACAAGCTCAGCGGGAATCACCGTTTTTGTAAAATACCCTTCGCTCAAAAAAAACGGTACCACAATAACGTCCGCTTCCGGATACAAATCGGCCCATTTGCGCAACACTACCGGAACCTCGCCGGTCGAAAGTGTCGCGCCCTCCACATGGGCAAACCCGCCGCGCGTTTTCAGCATCCCCGCCAGGCTGCCCAAGACAGTTTGCCATTTCGCTTGCGAATCCTCCCCTCCGCTTCCATGCGCGACGATCAGCACAACTTCTTTCGCAGAGTTGACGGATAAAGGACGGATATTGTCGAGCAGCATTTCCGCAACTTCAGGGTCGTCATCAAGCGGCGCCAAAAAGTGGACGACACTTTGCACACGCAGCGGCGCAAGCCGCGACACTCCGCGAAAAGCGGGATTTGCGCCGAAAGCCCAAGCGATTTCCGCCACATGCGAACTTCCCGCGCAAATAAAAAGCGGAACCACGAGCAGATCCGTAATCCCCTGTGCTTCCAGCCGATTAATGCCGTCTTGTATCATGCGTTGCGCGACCGATTCCAAAAATGAACATTCGACAGGCAACGAAGCGGATAGACGCATGGCGGATACAGCTTCGTCCACCAGTTTTACCCACGATGCGCTGCGGGAACCGTGGCTGATAACCAAAACCCCGTATTTCCGCACGGTTTTCATTAGCGTCATTTATCTGCCGAGGCGGTCCAGCGCCATTTTGTATCCGTCGTTCCCGTAATTTAAACAGCGTTTTACCCGCGAGATGGTCGCCGTGCTGGCGCCGGTTTCCGCCTCAATCTGATTGTATGTGTAACCTTTGCCAAGCATTCTCGCCACCTCCAACCGCTGCGATAAAGATTGAATTTCATTTACCGTGCACAGGTCGTCAAAAAAAATATAGCATTCTTCCACGTTTCGCAAAGTAAGTATGGCTTCAAAGAGTTGATCGATCGTTTTGTCGTTCAATTTTTTCAACTGCAATAAGCTCAACCCCTAAAAATTAACGTTTCTTCTTGCCTAAATCATACTTTAATTCAGTGAAGGATTCAAGCGGTCGGGCGAGACGCGTCCCCCGGAAAACAGCCGGAAATTCCTTTTTTCCGCGAATCGTGACATTCGTCCATTCCGAACATTGTTCCGAAACATAGGCTAATATATACAAAGCCAAAAAGGAATGATGGCCCGATGAGTTACAAAAATTCGCCGCACATTCCGCCTTCCGACGATCCGGCCTATTACGGCCACACGTCAAGTTTCGGAGACAGTCCGTACGGCGCTTATCCCGAATATCCGGCAAATCAAGCGCATGCGGGGGGGCAAAATTTGCCCGTTCTCTACCAGCAGCAGCCTGTTCAACCGGGCGGCGGCCTCTTTTCCAATCTGCCGATTAAAGATCTCAAATCGTTTATTGATAGAATGGGCGGGTTGGACGGGATTTTGGCCTCTCTCACAAAAATACAAAAACTGTTCGCGACTTTCCAGTCAATGGCGCCCATGCTGAAGCTGCTCGCCGGTTCGCTTGGCGGCAAAGCGGCTACCGCGGGAGAGTCGGACGGATTATCCCGCAAGTTGATGCGCCGCCGTCCACACA from Bacilli bacterium encodes the following:
- a CDS encoding CbiX/SirB N-terminal domain-containing protein, with the protein product MKTVRKYGVLVISHGSRSASWVKLVDEAVSAMRLSASLPVECSFLESVAQRMIQDGINRLEAQGITDLLVVPLFICAGSSHVAEIAWAFGANPAFRGVSRLAPLRVQSVVHFLAPLDDDPEVAEMLLDNIRPLSVNSAKEVVLIVAHGSGGEDSQAKWQTVLGSLAGMLKTRGGFAHVEGATLSTGEVPVVLRKWADLYPEADVIVVPFFLSEGYFTKTVIPAELVGFKCRYNGAALLPSPRLVKWLERRIADFWQEREG
- a CDS encoding YerC/YecD family TrpR-related protein; the encoded protein is MQLKKLNDKTIDQLFEAILTLRNVEECYIFFDDLCTVNEIQSLSQRLEVARMLGKGYTYNQIEAETGASTATISRVKRCLNYGNDGYKMALDRLGR
- the rlmD gene encoding 23S rRNA (uracil(1939)-C(5))-methyltransferase RlmD, which gives rise to MSVTMGRTDRLNRSRKTASAAERKNAGAPVDIDDVVTAEIVGISRDGAGVGRAGGFTLFVPGALPGETVRARVKSVKARYGYANLLELLKPSPDRVTPPFSRGFDNSGCELLHMDYAAQLRWKRQTVIDCLERIGKFKARSEIAGAKRARDAGDSAAEAGGFGDSSGAEAEGVVRVHPVLGMADPWHYRNNVQVPFGEEGGRLIGGFFARGGHRVVDADVFPLCHPHVEMAVRKVKQIARELGLSGYHAATGKGLLRHLVVRYGFHTDELMVVLVTNGRQIARADELIGLIRREIPGVKSICQNINTARTSVVFGEATQVLWGEEAIYDTIGDIRFAISARSFFQVNPRQTATLYRKVVKYAGLTGNETVIDAYCGIGSISLFLARRAAQVHGVEMVAEAVADARRNALLNGITNARFSAGKAENVIRRWLEEGLAADVVVVDPPRKGCDPALLEAIIAMKPERVVYVSCDPATLARDLRILAAGGFRVVEAQPVDMFPHTVHVECVIGMQRIDS
- a CDS encoding diacylglycerol kinase, which gives rise to MTLRARLIYNPSSGREEIRRRLPEILQRLEQGGIETSCHGTTCEGDATKAAEEAIRRKFDIVIAAGGDGTLYEVINGLAEREYRPKLGILPLGTTNDFARALGIPKHWEYAIDLILAGHTRKVDVGKANSRYFINIAGGGSFTELTYEVPSKLKTMIGQLAYYMKGLEKLPWLKPIKLHFQSPKYNFAEEVMMFLIANSNSVGGFEKLAPDANVHDGQFDVIILKKCNLAEFIRIATMALRGDHLHDPHVIYFKTDMLQVTSPDYVQLNLDGEMGGTLPCKFSALPSHLEIFLDRHGLSTYR